In Agromyces sp. 3263, a single genomic region encodes these proteins:
- the pheA gene encoding prephenate dehydratase: MTDAASTPPEQTYSYLGPAGTFTEAALKQVPEAAGKHWRSVNNVGEALADVTSGRSTAAMIAIENSVEGGVSATQDALATVPGLRIVGEYLVPVNFVLVARPGTTLADVRIVNAHPVAYAQSRGWLERELPDHGHIPATSNVQAAASLFEGSQADAAVAPPGITEHLDLAVLARDIGDNPKAVTRFVLVSRSRVLAEPTGADKTSLIVELPDDEPGSLLAMLEQFSTRGVNLSLLESRPIGDELGRYRFVVDLDGHIGDERVADALLGLRRTSPNVIFLGSYPRADQRAIEYHSKFDDEIFIEARDWLRGLLSGEPD; the protein is encoded by the coding sequence ATGACGGATGCCGCCTCCACGCCGCCCGAGCAGACGTACTCCTACCTCGGACCGGCCGGCACCTTCACCGAGGCGGCGCTGAAGCAGGTGCCCGAGGCGGCCGGCAAGCACTGGCGGTCGGTGAACAACGTCGGCGAGGCATTGGCGGATGTCACGAGCGGGCGTTCGACCGCCGCGATGATCGCGATCGAGAACTCGGTCGAGGGCGGGGTGTCGGCCACGCAGGACGCGCTCGCGACCGTGCCCGGGCTCCGCATCGTCGGCGAGTACCTCGTTCCCGTGAACTTCGTGCTCGTCGCCCGGCCCGGCACCACACTGGCCGACGTGCGCATCGTGAATGCGCATCCGGTCGCCTACGCGCAGTCGCGGGGCTGGCTCGAGCGCGAGCTGCCCGACCACGGCCACATCCCGGCGACGAGCAACGTGCAGGCCGCGGCATCCCTCTTCGAGGGCAGCCAGGCGGATGCCGCGGTGGCTCCGCCCGGCATCACCGAGCACCTCGACCTCGCCGTGCTCGCCCGCGACATCGGCGACAATCCGAAGGCCGTCACGCGCTTCGTGCTCGTGTCGCGCTCGCGTGTGCTCGCGGAGCCGACCGGGGCCGACAAGACGAGTCTCATCGTCGAGCTGCCCGACGACGAGCCCGGATCGCTGCTCGCGATGCTCGAGCAGTTCTCGACGCGGGGCGTGAACCTGTCGCTGCTGGAGTCCCGGCCGATCGGCGATGAGCTCGGCCGCTACCGCTTCGTCGTCGACCTCGACGGGCACATCGGCGACGAGCGGGTCGCCGACGCCCTGCTGGGCCTCCGGCGCACCAGCCCCAACGTGATCTTCCTCGGCTCGTACCCCCGCGCCGACCAGCGCGCGATCGAGTACCACTCGAAGTTCGACGACGAGATCTTCATCGAGGCGCGCGACTGGCTGCGCGGGCTCCTCAGCGGCGAGCCCGACTGA